Proteins encoded within one genomic window of Methanothrix harundinacea 6Ac:
- a CDS encoding hydroxymethylglutaryl-CoA reductase, degradative — MKTSRISGFYKLSAPDRLKMVAENSGLSEAEVEAIGSLGLSLDQADKMVENVVGLFQIPLGIATNFLIDGREVLVPMATEEPSVIAAASNGARMALAGGGFVTSSTEPVMRALIQVTGVDDPWGTRLAILARSGEIAARANEKDPMLVSHGGGVVGVEAEVVETRKGPMVVVHLLVDCRDAMGANAVNTMAEALAPFIEEITGGRVYLRIISNLADLRLARARAVFKAEEIGGAEVVDGIVLASALAESDPYRAATHNKGIMNGVTAVTMATGNDTRAIEAGAHSYAARGGMYRSLSVYEKNRDGDLVGSIELPVAVGTVGGATRVHPVARAAVRVLGLRSADDLGRILASVGLAQNFAALRALATEGIQRGHMSLHARNVAVQAGAKGDEIEAVAGKMAAEKRINVDRAKELLSGMR, encoded by the coding sequence TTGAAGACGTCGAGAATTTCGGGGTTTTATAAGCTTTCAGCGCCGGATCGGCTGAAGATGGTGGCGGAGAACTCTGGTCTCTCCGAGGCGGAGGTGGAGGCGATCGGCAGCCTGGGCCTCTCCCTCGATCAGGCCGACAAGATGGTCGAGAACGTGGTGGGGCTCTTTCAGATACCCCTGGGGATCGCCACCAACTTCCTCATCGACGGCCGGGAGGTGCTCGTCCCCATGGCTACGGAGGAGCCTTCGGTGATCGCCGCCGCCAGCAACGGGGCCAGGATGGCCCTCGCCGGGGGTGGCTTCGTCACCAGCAGCACCGAGCCCGTGATGCGGGCCCTCATCCAGGTGACGGGGGTCGATGACCCCTGGGGAACGCGGCTCGCCATCCTCGCCCGCTCTGGGGAGATCGCGGCGAGGGCGAACGAGAAGGACCCGATGCTCGTCAGCCATGGGGGCGGGGTCGTCGGGGTCGAGGCGGAGGTCGTCGAGACGAGGAAGGGGCCGATGGTGGTGGTCCACCTGCTTGTCGACTGCCGGGACGCCATGGGCGCCAACGCCGTCAACACCATGGCCGAGGCCCTCGCCCCCTTCATCGAGGAGATCACCGGCGGGAGGGTCTACCTCAGGATCATATCCAACCTCGCGGACCTCCGCCTCGCCCGCGCCCGGGCCGTCTTCAAGGCCGAGGAGATCGGCGGGGCCGAGGTCGTCGACGGCATCGTCCTCGCCTCCGCTCTGGCGGAGAGCGACCCCTATCGGGCCGCCACCCACAACAAGGGGATCATGAACGGGGTGACGGCGGTGACCATGGCGACCGGTAACGACACCAGGGCGATTGAGGCCGGAGCCCACTCCTACGCCGCCCGGGGTGGGATGTACAGGTCCCTCTCCGTCTACGAGAAGAACCGGGACGGTGACCTCGTCGGATCGATAGAGCTCCCCGTCGCCGTGGGGACCGTCGGGGGCGCGACGAGGGTCCACCCCGTCGCCAGGGCAGCCGTCCGGGTACTGGGGCTCAGATCCGCCGACGACCTCGGCCGGATCCTGGCGTCGGTGGGCCTCGCCCAGAACTTCGCCGCCCTCCGGGCCCTCGCCACCGAGGGGATCCAGAGGGGTCACATGTCTCTGCACGCCCGGAACGTCGCCGTCCAGGCCGGCGCTAAGGGGGATGAGATCGAGGCGGTGGCGGGTAAAATGGCGGCGGAGAAGAGGATCAACGTCGATCGGGCCAAGGAGCTGCTGAGCGGGATGAGATGA
- a CDS encoding universal stress protein, producing the protein MRKVVGRFERCDKMYDRILVATDGSAKSKVAVEHAVDLAKATGAKLLGVYIVNEVVVASAVRQLGADKKEIEAKLQASGEKAVADIKKMADEAGVAVETMVRSGAPANAIVDLARTEEVDLIVMGSHGESGVTKLLIGSVVQKVLYWASCPVLVVR; encoded by the coding sequence GTGCGGAAGGTTGTAGGGAGATTTGAGAGGTGTGATAAGATGTATGATCGGATTTTAGTTGCTACAGACGGCTCCGCCAAGTCCAAGGTCGCAGTAGAGCACGCCGTAGACCTGGCCAAGGCCACGGGCGCGAAGCTGCTCGGAGTTTACATAGTGAATGAGGTCGTGGTGGCCAGCGCCGTCAGGCAGCTGGGCGCGGACAAGAAGGAGATCGAGGCGAAGCTCCAGGCCAGCGGAGAGAAGGCCGTAGCTGATATCAAGAAGATGGCCGACGAGGCCGGTGTGGCCGTCGAGACGATGGTCAGGTCCGGGGCTCCTGCCAACGCCATCGTCGACCTCGCCAGGACCGAGGAGGTCGATCTGATCGTCATGGGAAGCCATGGTGAGAGCGGCGTCACCAAGCTCCTCATCGGAAGCGTCGTCCAGAAAGTTCTGTATTGGGCATCCTGCCCCGTCCTCGTAGTGAGATGA
- a CDS encoding universal stress protein — MYEKILIATDGSAASMNSSRSGIKLAKSLGSEVLVLYVINEMAISRVIASMIGRGFRQEDLRRALKASAEKVVSEVTKMGEAAGVRVEPIIKEGDPASRILETAEIEGVDLILMGSHGEGGISSKLIGSVAEKVLNWSTAPVMIVR; from the coding sequence ATGTACGAGAAGATCCTGATAGCCACCGACGGCTCCGCCGCCTCGATGAATTCCAGCAGGTCCGGGATCAAGCTCGCGAAGTCCCTGGGGTCCGAAGTCCTCGTCCTCTACGTCATAAACGAGATGGCGATATCCAGGGTCATCGCCTCCATGATCGGCAGGGGTTTCCGTCAGGAGGATCTGAGGCGGGCCCTAAAGGCCTCCGCCGAGAAGGTAGTCTCGGAGGTCACCAAGATGGGCGAGGCCGCAGGGGTCCGGGTGGAGCCCATCATAAAGGAGGGGGACCCCGCCTCCAGGATCCTGGAGACGGCGGAGATCGAGGGGGTCGACCTGATCCTGATGGGAAGCCACGGCGAAGGGGGGATATCTTCGAAGCTGATCGGGAGCGTCGCCGAGAAGGTCCTGAACTGGTCCACAGCGCCGGTGATGATAGTGAGATGA
- the pheA gene encoding prephenate dehydratase, whose translation MSPLIGVLGPEGTFSEKAARRLSPGAEIRYFRDFEEVISAVEVGDADLGVVPLENSLEGSVGATLDSLLRHDVEIVGEINLRIRHCLLGRGGAEGVRVILSHPQALAQCRGYIKRRFPEAELRTTGSTSHAARLAQEFPEMAAIADAEAAGRYGLAVIERDVQDSDENVTRFAVVGRSAPAPTGRDKTSLALYLERTEPGALWEVLGEFATRGINLTKIESRPSRRALGDYYFFIDLEGHASDPQVKEALARIRERAAVTRVLGSYPRTD comes from the coding sequence ATGAGCCCGTTGATAGGGGTCCTGGGGCCGGAGGGGACCTTCTCGGAGAAGGCGGCAAGGCGGCTCAGCCCCGGAGCCGAGATCCGCTACTTCCGGGACTTCGAGGAGGTGATCTCCGCCGTTGAGGTGGGGGATGCGGATCTGGGGGTCGTCCCCCTGGAGAACAGCCTGGAGGGCTCCGTCGGCGCGACCCTCGACTCCCTCCTCCGCCACGATGTCGAGATCGTCGGAGAGATCAACCTGAGAATAAGGCACTGCCTCCTCGGCCGCGGTGGGGCGGAGGGGGTGAGGGTGATCCTCTCCCACCCCCAGGCCCTCGCCCAGTGCAGGGGCTACATCAAGAGGAGGTTTCCGGAGGCAGAGCTGAGGACTACTGGATCCACCTCCCACGCCGCCCGCCTCGCCCAGGAGTTTCCGGAGATGGCGGCGATCGCCGACGCCGAGGCTGCTGGAAGGTACGGCCTTGCGGTGATCGAGAGGGACGTCCAGGACTCCGACGAGAACGTCACCCGCTTTGCGGTGGTGGGAAGGTCGGCGCCGGCGCCGACGGGAAGGGACAAGACCTCCCTCGCCCTCTACCTGGAGCGGACGGAGCCGGGGGCCCTCTGGGAGGTTCTGGGGGAGTTTGCGACTAGGGGGATCAACCTCACCAAGATCGAGTCCCGGCCGAGCAGGCGGGCCCTCGGAGACTACTACTTCTTCATCGACCTGGAGGGGCACGCCTCCGACCCCCAGGTGAAGGAGGCCCTGGCGCGGATCAGGGAGAGGGCGGCGGTGACCAGGGTCCTCGGCTCCTACCCTCGGACCGACTAG
- a CDS encoding chorismate mutase, translating to MSLEDLRAEVQKVDRDIIALIYERVRLAEDIFEAKRALGVGIEDKNQEKLVMKRALDMATELGLDAGAVKEIFAILIRMSLEKQHELLGENNLP from the coding sequence ATGAGCCTGGAAGATCTCCGCGCAGAAGTCCAAAAAGTTGACCGGGATATAATAGCGCTGATCTACGAGCGGGTGAGGCTGGCGGAGGATATCTTCGAGGCCAAGCGAGCCTTGGGCGTCGGAATCGAGGACAAAAACCAGGAGAAGCTGGTGATGAAGCGCGCCCTCGATATGGCGACGGAGCTCGGCCTGGACGCCGGCGCCGTGAAGGAGATCTTCGCGATCCTGATCAGGATGAGCCTGGAGAAGCAGCACGAGCTCCTGGGGGAGAACAACCTCCCCTAG
- a CDS encoding shikimate kinase, giving the protein MRRRGTATALGAATVLNAVANWKGSAFGVDLKTSAEVVLDESPAVKGDVPGIDDRLIVRSVERVLERFGVVAGGVVRTWSDIPLARGLKSSSAAANAAVLATLDALGEDLDPLEATRIGVAAARDAGVTITGAFDDASASMLGGVVVTDNRRLELLKREEMESEVLLLVPEEKIFSKETDVGRSRLLAPVADLIFDLALAGDYPRAMTLNGLVYCSALRLPSDPIFAALASGARSASLSGTGPAYAALVEDENIDDVEAAWLHLGGRVIRTEVNNQGSIRGPGWRG; this is encoded by the coding sequence TTGAGGCGGAGGGGAACGGCGACGGCCCTCGGCGCCGCCACAGTCCTCAACGCCGTAGCCAACTGGAAGGGGTCGGCCTTCGGAGTCGACCTGAAGACCTCCGCCGAGGTGGTCCTGGACGAGAGCCCGGCGGTCAAGGGGGACGTTCCCGGGATCGACGACCGTCTGATCGTTAGGTCCGTCGAAAGGGTCCTGGAGAGGTTCGGCGTCGTCGCCGGGGGCGTCGTCAGGACTTGGAGCGATATCCCCCTCGCCCGGGGGCTGAAGAGCAGCAGCGCCGCCGCCAACGCCGCGGTCCTCGCGACCCTCGACGCCCTCGGCGAGGATCTCGACCCCCTGGAGGCGACGAGGATCGGGGTCGCGGCGGCGAGGGACGCCGGCGTCACCATCACCGGCGCCTTCGACGACGCCTCCGCCTCGATGCTGGGGGGGGTCGTCGTCACCGACAACCGAAGGCTCGAGCTCCTCAAGAGGGAGGAGATGGAGTCAGAGGTCCTACTCCTCGTCCCGGAGGAGAAGATCTTCTCGAAGGAGACGGACGTAGGGAGGTCGAGGCTTCTCGCCCCGGTGGCGGACCTGATCTTCGACCTCGCCCTGGCGGGGGACTATCCCAGGGCGATGACCCTCAACGGCCTCGTCTACTGCAGCGCCCTCCGCCTCCCCTCCGACCCGATATTCGCTGCCCTCGCCTCCGGCGCGAGATCTGCCAGCCTATCGGGGACGGGCCCCGCCTACGCCGCCCTCGTCGAGGACGAAAATATCGACGATGTCGAGGCGGCCTGGCTCCATCTGGGCGGAAGGGTGATAAGGACGGAGGTTAACAACCAGGGCTCAATCAGAGGACCGGGGTGGCGAGGATGA
- a CDS encoding inositol-3-phosphate synthase has translation MGKIKLAIAGLGNCASSLIQGIEYYKNSDDDNWIGLMHRSVGGYRPGDIEVVAAFDIDERKVGKDVSEAIFAPPNCTKTFYSNVPFMGVEVKKGPVLDGVAPHMASYDDSKTFVVSDREPCDVVRELDESGAEVLINYMPVGSEEASRFYAQAALDAGVGYVNCMPVFIASDPAWAKKFEEAGIPIVGDDVKSQIGATIVHRTLAKLFNDRGCKLDRTYQLNTGGNTDFLNMLSQDRLKSKRISKTEAVQSVLDVPLMADDIHIGPSDYVPWQKDNKICFLRMEGRIFGDVPINLELRLSVEDSPNSGGSTIDAIRVCKMAIDRKIGGPLLEISACTMKHPPVQYPDFVARELLERFLKGEALDLAPEPPLRLRLATAVEDKGD, from the coding sequence TTGGGAAAGATAAAATTAGCAATTGCAGGTCTCGGCAATTGCGCCAGCTCTCTCATCCAGGGGATTGAATATTATAAAAATTCAGATGACGATAACTGGATAGGGCTGATGCATCGGTCCGTCGGTGGCTACAGGCCGGGGGACATAGAGGTGGTGGCCGCCTTCGACATCGATGAGAGGAAGGTGGGAAAGGACGTCAGCGAGGCGATCTTCGCCCCGCCCAACTGCACCAAGACCTTCTACTCCAACGTCCCCTTCATGGGGGTGGAGGTGAAGAAGGGGCCGGTCCTGGACGGCGTCGCCCCTCACATGGCCTCCTACGACGATAGCAAGACCTTCGTCGTCTCGGACCGCGAGCCCTGCGACGTCGTCAGGGAGCTGGACGAGAGCGGCGCCGAGGTCCTGATAAACTACATGCCCGTCGGCTCCGAGGAGGCTAGCCGTTTCTACGCCCAGGCCGCCCTGGACGCCGGCGTGGGGTACGTCAACTGCATGCCGGTCTTCATCGCCTCCGACCCGGCCTGGGCGAAGAAGTTCGAGGAGGCGGGGATCCCGATCGTCGGGGACGACGTCAAGAGCCAGATAGGAGCCACCATCGTCCACAGGACCCTCGCCAAGCTCTTCAACGACCGGGGCTGTAAGCTCGACCGGACCTACCAGCTGAACACCGGAGGAAACACCGACTTTCTGAATATGCTCAGCCAGGACCGGCTCAAGTCCAAGAGGATCTCCAAGACCGAGGCTGTCCAGTCGGTCCTGGACGTCCCCCTGATGGCCGACGACATCCACATAGGCCCCTCCGACTACGTCCCCTGGCAGAAGGACAACAAGATCTGCTTTCTCCGGATGGAGGGGAGGATCTTCGGGGACGTCCCCATAAACCTGGAGCTGAGGCTCTCGGTGGAGGACTCCCCCAACAGCGGCGGATCGACGATAGACGCGATCAGGGTCTGCAAGATGGCCATCGACAGGAAGATCGGCGGCCCCCTCCTGGAGATCTCGGCTTGCACCATGAAGCATCCCCCGGTCCAGTACCCGGACTTCGTGGCGAGGGAGCTTCTGGAGAGGTTCCTCAAGGGAGAGGCGTTGGATCTCGCCCCCGAGCCTCCCCTGAGGCTGAGGCTGGCCACCGCGGTCGAGGATAAGGGCGATTGA
- a CDS encoding DUF3467 domain-containing protein codes for MTDKKRIEQLGVRIPERLEPVYANLIKISHADDEVTLTFLHKIPETNLAQGRAIVTITPQHAKRLLRALSANLKRYEATYGEIKLPEDGGAREESSNVEVA; via the coding sequence TTGACGGATAAAAAAAGGATCGAGCAGCTGGGGGTCAGGATCCCCGAGAGGCTGGAGCCGGTCTACGCGAACCTCATCAAGATCAGCCACGCCGACGACGAGGTCACCCTCACCTTCCTCCACAAGATCCCCGAGACGAATTTGGCCCAGGGGAGGGCGATCGTGACCATAACCCCCCAGCACGCCAAGAGGCTGCTGCGGGCCCTATCCGCGAACCTGAAGAGGTACGAGGCGACCTATGGCGAGATCAAGCTCCCCGAGGACGGCGGCGCTAGGGAGGAGAGCAGCAACGTCGAGGTGGCCTAA
- a CDS encoding 5-(carboxyamino)imidazole ribonucleotide mutase, whose protein sequence is MTEIAVISGSKSDRPVVEKVLRVLVEKGVDYDERVLSAHRNPLDLELYIKETDAKVFIAVAGLSAALPGFIASRTDRPVIGVPVSAKLGGLDALLAISQMPPGVPVACVGIDAGENGALLAVRILGAKERPQG, encoded by the coding sequence ATGACCGAGATCGCCGTCATATCGGGGTCCAAATCGGACCGGCCCGTGGTGGAGAAGGTCCTCCGGGTCCTGGTGGAGAAGGGGGTCGACTACGACGAGAGGGTTCTCTCGGCCCACAGAAACCCCCTGGATCTGGAGCTGTACATAAAGGAGACGGATGCGAAGGTCTTCATAGCCGTCGCCGGGCTCTCCGCCGCCCTCCCCGGCTTCATCGCCTCTCGGACGGATCGGCCGGTGATCGGGGTTCCGGTGAGCGCAAAGCTGGGGGGCCTCGACGCTCTCCTCGCCATCTCCCAGATGCCGCCGGGGGTACCCGTCGCCTGCGTCGGGATCGACGCCGGGGAGAACGGAGCCCTCCTGGCGGTGAGGATCTTGGGGGCGAAGGAGCGGCCCCAGGGATGA
- a CDS encoding FAD-dependent oxidoreductase, translating into MNCDVLVVGASPSGIAAATSSAKAGAEVILLDKDMGGSFGHPANTFFDGMFRRAGLAVEREYVLHDLEGMRIISPAGHAVEIPAAGRFIDRGRFDALYLDRAEGAGVELLRGVARSAPLADSGRRVETDAGEIGARVVIDASGVDGAIARKEGLSPLKHPEDVAWAAEAVVELAGLGEERRFEYFLGSISPGWKATFSPGGGDLATLGVFVRGHGRDVRPFLDRFVEFFKGYKSADYDVSDMKIVSVNRGGDAIATLPGEIVADSLMATGAAAGMSGIAYAIRAGTMAGEVAAGAAAAGDVSIRGLSPYVRRWRREFGLEYRMGRASLLTLGRMPEEEIDRLAAGLAKRDLDLSGSFFRKGLSAGIALARARPRTIPSLVRSFVEG; encoded by the coding sequence GTGAACTGCGACGTTCTGGTGGTGGGTGCCTCCCCCTCGGGGATCGCGGCCGCCACATCTTCTGCGAAGGCGGGCGCCGAGGTGATCCTCCTCGACAAAGACATGGGCGGCAGCTTCGGCCACCCGGCGAACACCTTCTTCGACGGGATGTTCCGCCGGGCGGGCCTCGCGGTCGAGCGGGAGTACGTCCTCCACGACCTCGAAGGGATGCGGATCATCTCCCCCGCAGGCCACGCCGTCGAGATCCCGGCGGCGGGGAGGTTCATCGACCGGGGGAGGTTCGATGCCCTCTACCTTGACAGGGCCGAGGGGGCGGGGGTCGAGCTTCTCCGGGGCGTGGCCCGGTCCGCCCCCCTGGCGGATTCGGGGCGGCGGGTCGAGACCGACGCCGGGGAGATCGGTGCCCGGGTCGTCATCGACGCCTCGGGGGTCGATGGTGCGATCGCGAGAAAAGAGGGGCTCAGTCCGCTGAAGCATCCCGAAGACGTCGCCTGGGCCGCGGAGGCCGTCGTCGAATTAGCGGGCCTGGGGGAGGAGAGGCGCTTCGAGTACTTCCTCGGCTCGATCTCGCCGGGGTGGAAGGCGACCTTCTCCCCCGGCGGCGGCGATTTGGCGACCCTGGGAGTCTTCGTCCGGGGTCACGGCCGGGACGTCCGGCCGTTCCTCGACCGGTTCGTGGAGTTTTTCAAAGGTTACAAGTCCGCCGACTACGACGTCTCGGATATGAAGATCGTCTCGGTGAACCGGGGCGGGGACGCCATTGCGACCCTGCCCGGCGAGATCGTCGCCGACTCCCTGATGGCGACGGGCGCCGCCGCCGGCATGAGCGGGATCGCCTACGCCATCCGGGCGGGAACGATGGCCGGGGAGGTGGCCGCCGGCGCCGCCGCGGCCGGGGACGTATCGATCCGGGGGCTCTCGCCCTACGTCCGGCGTTGGCGCCGCGAGTTCGGCCTGGAGTACCGGATGGGCCGGGCGTCCCTCTTGACCCTCGGCAGAATGCCCGAGGAGGAGATAGACCGGCTGGCTGCGGGCCTGGCGAAGCGAGACCTCGACCTCTCAGGCTCGTTCTTCAGGAAGGGGCTCTCGGCGGGGATCGCCCTGGCCAGGGCGCGGCCGCGGACGATCCCCAGCCTGGTACGGAGCTTCGTCGAGGGCTGA
- a CDS encoding M42 family metallopeptidase — MDEIQRLLERLSNAHGISGREGSIQEILREEMGHLVDDVRIDNLGNLVATRRGRRPSVMIAAHIDEIGLMTKYVDEKGFIRFVTIGGWFDQTLLNQRVIIHADSGPIWGVIGSKPPHVMTPEDRKKPIEVKDMFVDAGCESQEEALGLGIKPGTPMSIDRTFARLAGDRVTGKAFDNRAGVVMMIEALKRTRTESTIFAVGTVQEEVGLKGARTSAFGLSPDVALATDVTIPGDHPGIDKKDSPLEIGKGPVVIIADASGRGIITTSKVVSWLAETAKEFEIPVQMEVSGGGTTDATAIQLTREGIHTGVISVATRYIHSPVEVLSLKDVDACAELIARALETAERYFKPD; from the coding sequence ATGGACGAGATTCAAAGGCTTCTTGAACGGCTGAGCAACGCCCACGGGATATCGGGACGGGAGGGATCGATCCAGGAGATCCTCCGGGAGGAGATGGGACACCTCGTCGACGATGTGAGGATCGACAACCTCGGAAACCTCGTCGCCACCAGAAGGGGAAGGCGGCCGTCGGTGATGATCGCAGCCCACATCGACGAGATCGGCCTCATGACCAAGTACGTAGACGAGAAGGGGTTCATCCGGTTCGTCACCATCGGAGGCTGGTTCGACCAGACCCTCCTCAACCAGAGGGTGATCATCCACGCCGATTCCGGGCCGATATGGGGCGTCATCGGGTCGAAGCCCCCCCACGTCATGACCCCCGAAGATCGGAAGAAGCCGATCGAGGTGAAGGATATGTTCGTCGACGCCGGCTGCGAAAGCCAGGAGGAGGCCTTGGGGCTTGGGATCAAGCCCGGAACCCCCATGAGCATCGATCGGACCTTCGCCAGGCTCGCCGGGGACAGGGTGACGGGGAAGGCCTTCGACAACCGCGCCGGTGTGGTCATGATGATCGAGGCCCTCAAGAGGACGAGGACGGAGTCGACGATCTTCGCCGTGGGGACGGTCCAGGAGGAGGTGGGGCTGAAGGGGGCGAGGACCTCCGCCTTCGGCCTCTCTCCCGACGTCGCTCTCGCAACGGACGTCACCATCCCAGGAGACCATCCGGGGATCGACAAGAAGGATTCGCCCCTCGAGATAGGAAAGGGTCCGGTGGTGATCATCGCCGACGCCTCAGGGCGGGGGATCATCACCACCTCGAAGGTCGTATCCTGGCTCGCCGAGACGGCGAAGGAGTTCGAGATCCCCGTCCAGATGGAGGTCTCCGGCGGCGGCACCACCGACGCCACGGCGATCCAGCTCACCCGGGAGGGGATCCATACGGGGGTGATCAGCGTCGCCACCCGTTACATCCACTCCCCCGTCGAGGTCCTGAGCCTGAAGGACGTCGATGCCTGCGCCGAGCTGATCGCCCGGGCCCTGGAGACGGCGGAGAGGTACTTCAAGCCCGATTGA
- a CDS encoding type II toxin-antitoxin system HicA family toxin: MSKLRTVSGEAAVKILCKKFDFEISGRTGSHVRLSKMTPDGKVGTVVPMHRELKMGTLKGVLKLAKVDEDEFARYL; encoded by the coding sequence TTGTCAAAGCTTAGGACGGTCTCCGGCGAGGCGGCGGTCAAGATACTCTGTAAAAAGTTCGATTTTGAGATCAGCGGACGCACCGGAAGTCACGTTCGGCTATCGAAGATGACGCCCGACGGAAAGGTCGGGACTGTGGTGCCCATGCATCGGGAGCTGAAAATGGGTACGTTGAAGGGCGTGCTGAAGCTTGCAAAGGTCGACGAGGACGAGTTTGCCAGGTATCTGTGA
- a CDS encoding type II toxin-antitoxin system HicB family antitoxin — protein MGTFTAVVYREEEMYVAQCPEVGTVSQGKTPEEAVDNLKEATELYLEEFPLEEKKRPFITTFEVVPVVKA, from the coding sequence GTGGGGACGTTTACGGCTGTGGTCTATAGGGAAGAGGAGATGTACGTGGCCCAATGCCCCGAGGTGGGGACGGTCAGCCAGGGGAAGACGCCAGAGGAGGCCGTGGACAACCTGAAAGAGGCGACTGAGCTTTACCTGGAAGAGTTTCCTCTGGAAGAGAAAAAACGACCTTTCATAACCACCTTTGAGGTGGTTCCCGTTGTCAAAGCTTAG
- a CDS encoding beta-ribofuranosylaminobenzene 5'-phosphate synthase, with amino-acid sequence MDGSPTLRVDEEIARLEKAVGTLSPVQKMLLGTDGSVTCLLEVVTGSPVEIETLVQRVVAADEATARELEIEAGDEVNYRVVKLKSSASGETLIHAASLTPIKRLEDRFKTDLMRADMPIGTILKRHRIESRRDLLRFRALKEAADLRGIFGVLSKEPLLSREYKIIRHGRPLMAITETFPYHKFQERRRVIVQTPSRIHITLTDLAGDLGRVDGGVGIALEEPSILVEAERGEGLTVRGEGADRARAAALGAMESFGLGGADIRIRSSYQQHVGLGGGTQLAMAVAKALCELYGRSPPAREIAKAVERGGTSGIGVAAFEGGGFIVDGGHSFGPGREKVDYRPSSASPGVAPPPVIMRAEVPRDWRFILVIPNLPKGAHGRHEADVFGAFCPVPKEEVAELCREILVRMMPAVMTGEIEGFGAAVNRIQALGFKRVEVELQDPLVRRLMEEMREAGAAGSGLSSFGPTVYAVADSGVREIEAAAREVMEERGGEVVVTSSQNSGAETRIC; translated from the coding sequence GTGGACGGATCGCCGACTTTGAGGGTGGACGAGGAGATCGCAAGGCTCGAGAAGGCGGTGGGGACCCTCAGCCCCGTCCAGAAGATGCTCCTGGGGACCGACGGCTCCGTCACCTGCCTTCTGGAGGTGGTCACCGGAAGCCCCGTCGAGATCGAGACCCTCGTCCAGAGGGTGGTGGCCGCCGATGAGGCGACGGCCCGGGAGCTGGAGATCGAGGCCGGCGATGAGGTGAACTACCGGGTGGTGAAGCTGAAGAGCTCCGCCTCGGGGGAGACCCTGATCCACGCCGCCTCCCTCACCCCCATCAAGCGGCTCGAGGACCGGTTCAAGACCGACCTGATGCGGGCGGATATGCCGATCGGTACGATCCTGAAGAGGCACCGGATCGAGTCGAGGCGCGACCTCCTGAGGTTCCGGGCCCTGAAGGAGGCGGCCGATTTGAGAGGGATCTTCGGCGTCCTCTCCAAAGAGCCCCTCCTCTCCAGGGAGTACAAGATCATCCGACATGGGAGGCCCCTGATGGCCATCACCGAGACCTTCCCCTATCACAAGTTCCAGGAGAGGAGGAGGGTGATAGTCCAGACCCCCTCTCGGATCCACATCACCCTCACCGACCTCGCCGGAGACCTGGGGCGCGTCGACGGGGGGGTCGGGATAGCCCTGGAGGAGCCCTCCATCCTGGTGGAGGCGGAGCGGGGCGAGGGCCTCACCGTCCGGGGCGAGGGCGCCGACAGGGCGAGGGCGGCGGCCCTCGGGGCGATGGAGAGCTTCGGCCTCGGCGGCGCCGATATAAGGATCAGGTCCTCCTACCAGCAGCACGTAGGCCTCGGCGGTGGGACCCAGCTCGCCATGGCCGTGGCCAAGGCCCTATGCGAGCTATACGGCCGATCACCTCCGGCCCGGGAGATCGCGAAGGCCGTTGAGAGGGGCGGGACGAGCGGGATAGGGGTCGCCGCCTTCGAGGGGGGAGGGTTCATCGTCGACGGAGGCCACTCCTTCGGCCCGGGAAGGGAGAAGGTGGACTATCGCCCCTCCTCCGCCTCCCCGGGGGTCGCGCCACCGCCGGTGATCATGAGGGCCGAAGTTCCGAGGGACTGGAGGTTTATCCTGGTGATCCCGAATCTGCCGAAGGGCGCCCACGGCCGCCACGAGGCCGACGTCTTCGGGGCCTTCTGTCCCGTCCCGAAGGAGGAGGTGGCAGAGCTCTGCCGCGAGATCCTGGTCAGGATGATGCCGGCGGTCATGACGGGGGAGATCGAGGGCTTCGGGGCGGCTGTGAACAGGATCCAGGCCCTGGGGTTCAAGAGGGTGGAGGTGGAGCTCCAGGACCCGCTCGTCCGAAGGCTGATGGAGGAGATGAGGGAGGCGGGAGCCGCCGGGTCGGGGCTCAGCTCCTTCGGCCCGACGGTCTACGCCGTCGCCGACTCCGGCGTGCGAGAGATCGAGGCGGCGGCGAGGGAGGTCATGGAGGAGAGAGGGGGCGAGGTCGTCGTCACCAGCTCCCAAAACTCCGGCGCGGAGACGAGGATCTGCTGA